Within the Clostridium scatologenes genome, the region TAACTATAATTAATGATAGAATTTATACATTACTTAAACAAATAAATAATCTTTAATTCACATTTTTTTACTATTTTGCCTTTATTAATAGTGATTATATCATAACTTTTACAAATAAAAGCCGATTATATCCCAGCAAATACAAATAGTCTTTGAAATGCGACGCAAAAACACCACATAATTCAACTTTGATATGCAGTATTTTTGCAAATTGTTCATTTTTTTAATTGTTACGTCAAATAAGAAAATTATTCATTAAGACTACTCTACAAATTGAAATTTGTACACTACTATTCTTTTAAAAGTTCGTATGGTGCTTTTTTATATTCAATATCTCCAACAGCAAATTTCTTTGGATTCACTTTACTACTTAACTGTCTTGTCTCAATAAATTCTTTTGATACAGATACAAAATATTGTTGATTTTCTTTTTCAATCAAATAATACTCATTGCGGTCTTTTAGTTGATACGCTATATCAAAAATTCCAGGTTGCGTAATAAAGTCCAAAACATTTTCAATAGGAGTTAACTTCTTTTTACGCATAAGTGGATAAATAAAGTCTGCATCATTAAATTTATTTAATACCACCGCATCTTGCTTACATCTACAACGTCCACTTTTTATAAAGTCATCCAAATTGATTGACTCTTTGATTACTAGTTTATCTATATTACTATCATTGTCTAGCAAATAATCAATACTTATATTAAGCAAAGTTGCGATTGCTTTTAGATTCCCTATATCGGGCATCCCTTTATCTGATTCCCACTTAGTAACTGCTTGTCTAGATACACATAATTTTTCTGCTAATTGTTCTTGCGAGAGTCCAACTCCTCTTCTTGCCTCTTTTAATTTTTCTCCTACCGTCATAATTATTACCTCCATATTCTAATTCCTACATAGACTCATTGTAGTAATTTCACAGTAAACTATGAGACTCAAAAGTACAAGAAACTGTTGTTTTCCTTAACGCAACGTATCGTAGCTAAAGATTTATGTTATAAAAGATGTTGTATCATAAATCCTTTACAATAATATAATTTCCATTTTATCAATATATATTCAAATTCTGATTTGTACATTTCATTTTCTATAAATTTTCTTCATAATTTATAACCAACTCGATACATTACTATTTATCGTTCACAATTTATTACAACTGCGATTTAATCATTATGAAAATTATACTATAACATTTACATATTTTCATTATTTTACAGAAAACATAAGAATTTTTAACATTGCATTATTCAATTATCAAAGACCATCGTTCACATTTCTAATTTAAAAAGTTGTGTCGCATAATTTTCAAAATGCCAAGCAAGGCTTCACATTTAATTTCAAACTCACCTATTGGTATATCTATTACTCAATAAAAAAACGCAATCCCAATATCTTTAAAATGAAATTTTACAATCTGTTACTTATTTTTATTAATTCATCACATATCTATTCAACTAAATTTTTCCCATCTTTAAATGCTCTTGAAGATAACTCATTAAACACCTCATCATTATTTCCACAGTAGTGGATGTAATCCTCTAATTTCCAACCAAATACAATAGCATCTGCCTCAGCAATAGCTTTATACATTGGTTGTAAATAATCATTAATAGCACATCAATCCTGGATGATTCATGTAACATATGGTTTATGTCTAGAATGCGCAGCAACATCATACCAATGTTTAAAGAACGTGAAAAATTGCGAAGCTCTTTCATTGTAAGAAAAGAAGACTGCTCACCGGAGATACAAGAAATGGCGTTCTCATTTACCGCTAATGCTTTAATCGGTACTATTGATTGGTGGTTAAAATCAAATTGTACTCCTGATTCAGAGAAAATGTCTTATTTATTTAGATCTTATTTTAAAAATGGCCATGTAGGAATGCTGAATAAAAATTAATGTTGTGATTCAAATTTTGCATAAAAAAAGGCTAGACATTTCTAATTCACTTGAAATGTATAGTTTATTAAGTTCTTCTTGAAAAGTTTCACTATCTTTATTAATTATTGCAGCATATAAAACACTTAAATCCTTTGTTTTTATCTTTTCTTCAAACCACTTTAAGATTTTTGTTCTAAAAATATACTTCACTTCTCTATTTGGTATGCTTAATTCTATATAACGATTATCTTCCTCATCCATTCTTTCGCTTTGGATGCTTCTTCATATGAAATAACTTCATCTTCAAGAGTAAAATCATAAATAAGTATTGACTAAAAGTATAAGCGGGTATATTATAGATAAATACAGTCTGTAATATCTGATTAATGATACATGGAGGATTAATATGAAATATACCAAAGCTACTAATTATGCATTACATATAGTTGCATATATGATTAAGTATTATAAAAAAGATAACTTAAGTTTACAGCCTTTGGCAAATCATTTAAATATTTCGCCGAGTTATTTGTCAAAGATTTTAACACAGTTAGTAAGAGCTAACATAATTCAATCAACCCCAGGTGTAAATGGTGGTTATGTTCTGCGAAAAAACAAAGAAGATATTTCACTTTTAGATGTAATTAAGGCAACTGAAGGAAGTAGTCCTATGTTTACATGTGAAATGGATGAAAATCATGAGTGCAAAATCCAAAAAGCAATGGACGAAGCGGAGAATATAATGGAAACTTATCTCAAGAATAAAAAACTATTTGAAATTATATAAAAACGCCTTAATTTCATTGGTGTTTTTATAATTCAATTATAGACAAATACAGTCTGTAATGTATTTGATTAAAATAATTATATTTTTGTTATAAATAGCTTATTGACAATATTTGTACTATAAAATAAGGCTTATAGTAATAATAAAATTATAAAAAATTTTAAAGGAGATGTTTATATGTCAGAATTTTGGGAAAAAAGTTTTGCAGAAAAGCAAGCAATGTGGGGATTCGAGCCATCAAGCACTGCAATTATAGTAGCAGATTACTTTGCTGAAAATAACCTAAAGGATATCTTAATACCAGGTGTTGGATATGGAAGAAACATAAAACCATTTATTGATAATAACATGGAAGTTACAGGAATCGAAATTTCTCAAACCGCAATTAATATAGCAAGGCAAAATGGAATTAATAATAAAATTTATCATGGGTCAGTATCAAATATGCCTTTTGAAAATAAACTCTATGATGGTGTAGCTAGTTTTGCGCTTATTCATTTATTAAATGAAGATGAAAGGAAAAAATTTATTAATGATTGCTATAACCATTTAAAACCATGTGGATATATGATTTTTACGGCAGTTTCGGAAAAAGCTCCAATGTACGGTAATGGCACGAAGCTTGCTGAAAATTATTATGAAACAACCTATGGGGTAAAACTATTTTTCTATAATTCTAAGTCTATAGAGAAAGAGTTTGGAAATTATGGGCTTGTAGATTTTGTAGAAATTGATGACATACATAAGGATAATCCAGATAAACCTCCAGTAAACTTTTTAATGATAAAATGCAGAAAAGAGCTATAAAGTTGATAAAGTTCTCAAATAAAACCTATGATAGGTTAATCATATAATAAAAAATAGAACTATCATTTGTTCTATTTTTTTATTTTATTTTAAATCTATCCGCTAAATTACTATTTTACTGGTGGTTTCCATAGTGGTACATCTATAAATGTAGTCTCTTTTACGTTTGGAAGAATATCATATATTGAGCACTTCATTTGTTGTTCAAATTGTATAATGTAAATTAACGGGATCAATTAAGATTACTTCGTTATAATTTATACAATATATGTTTTCTATCTTACTCACTTACTCTTAATTAATTTTATAGTTTATAATTGTAATTCTTTCAATTCTGATATTGGAATAACTGGTTTTGGATTTGCAGAATGTTCTCCGATTATTTTCTCCATCCAAATCATATCATACCAGTTTTCGAACTTGTATCCACATTTTGAAAAACAACCTACTTTCCTATATCCTAAATGTTCATGAAAATACGTGCTGGCATTGGTAAGATATGCATTATCAGTAGCTGTATAAGCTATACATGCATTTAAGTTAAGGATATTTTGTCTCTTTAATATTTCTTCCAAAGCTAAATACAATTTTTTTCCTACACCTTTACCCCGACAATTCTGACTTAAATATATAGTAGTTTCAACCGCCCAATCATATGCAACTCGCTCCTTAAATGATGAGGCATATGCATAACCAATAATCTGATCGTTATCTATGGCTACTATATATGGATACTTTTTCAATATATTATTAATTCTCTCAGTAAATTCTTCAACAGATGGAACTTCATATTCAAAAGAGATTGCAGTATTTTTTACATAAGGTTTGTATATATTCAAAATTTCTTTTGCATCTGCTTTAGTTGCCATACGCATTGTAACATTTATCATTATATCACCTTCTTTTATAAAATTATTTTAATAATCTCTACAAATTATGACATTTAACTTTAAATTAGAATTCATAATAATAGAATCTAAATTCAAAACTTATCAACTTATTTTATATTCATTATTTTCAAGAACGTTTATTGCCTTCTCGAAATTTTCTTTTTTAGTAAATATGTAATCTGTATTATAAGTTGATACTGTAAATATTCCAATCTTATTTTCCGCTAATAATGTAGCTATTTTTGATAAAATCCCAATAAGAGAAAAATCTAATATACCTTGTATCCTGAATCCTTTCCAGCCATTATCACATTCAACTGTATTTTCAGGCACTAATTTTGTACTACACACTAATGATAATTCTTCGTCCGTCTTACCAATAAGACACATCCCTTTCAAATTACTATTTTATTTTTTACTAAATTATAACATAATTTACAAATACAAAACTTTACTTTACTACAAATAAAAAAAGTATATCTATCTTAAATTCTCAATAGCAACTATATGTTAATCTATTAATAAACCTTTGGAACTTTCAAATAGCTCCATTGTTTTTTGATAAATATGCATATCTCCATTAGGTAAATATTCTTCAAAATCATTAACAAATTCTAATACTGCAGAATTAATAACTTTCTTTCTTGCAATATCAATGAGTATTTTTAATATACTTGGAATATGAAAAAACACGGCACACATATTTGAATATTGAAAATCATCTGACCAATCTATTTTTATATGTTGTAATATTTTTTCAACATTTGTTTCTATCCAATCATTTGGAATCTGCCATAATAATCCTCGAGATGAACCCACCCAAATATCATTATCAGTGCTAAAACAGTTTTCCCATAAATACGCAGTCAGTAAAATTGCTTTTTCGTATGGGATACTCTTTATATTATTTAATTTCTTGATGCTTCCAGGATAAATATCTTCCAAATCTTTTTTTATTTTATCATGAATCCACATAAACCTCACCCCAACATTGAATACATAATCTTTGAAGCTTTCTATGTAAACAGTTTATCAAGTCAACAAATTTACTATTTATCTTTTAGTAAATTATAACACAGTTAAAAATACCAAACTTTACTTTATTACAAATAAAAAAAGTGTATCCATACTTAAATTCTCAATAGATACACTTTATCTTTACCACTATTACAAGCTTAAATATTTTCTCAATTTTCTAAGTGCTTCTCTTCTCACCTTAATAGCCCTCCTGTAATTTATACCACAGTCAGCTGCAGCTTTCCTTAAAGTAGTGCCTTTAATATATACACTTTCAATAATACTTTTCTCCATACCCTGAAGCTTGTACAAAGCTTCTTTAAGTTTTGCTGATTCCTCATATGCAATAACTTCATCTTCAAGAGTAAAATCATAAGCCTCCATATTAATAGCATTTTCATCTTGAATTTCTCTATAGTGTTTTATCTGTCCTTTTAAAAGTGCCTTAAAATTATTTATAACTGCATTTGTGCAGTATGTAGTAAAAGAGCCTCTTCCAGTATTATAAAGACGTACTGATTTTATTATAGAAAGATATCCATGCTGGACTAAATCCTCAAGGTCATAAGATGGTACGCTGTACTTAGATGCTTGCTTAATTACAAAATACTTAAACTTTCCTATGATTTCATCCACTGCAGCTCTGTCTCCACTCTTAGCTTTTTTTACAAGTTCCTCTATGATAAACACCCCCTTTATTTACTATTCTTCTTAACATCATTAATAACATTAGAAAGATTATTGATACTCTGAGTAAGTATTTCCATCTTACCTTCAATTCTCACTAGAAGGTATATAGATACTGCAATAGGGAACCCCACATTTCCAATCAAATTTACCAAATCTCCCAAAACTATTACCTCCATATTCTTTAATATACAATGGACAATCAATGCTGATTTTCATTACAAAAATCAACATCAATTGTCCATCTACAACAGCAAACTTTAAGTATATAAAATAACCTGCTGATTAGTTATTTTTATGAATAACCATAACTATTTAACTGATAAACTAGTGCTATTTCTATCAATTATATGTGCTGAATTTATTGATTTTAAATCTCCACCTGATGAGAAAAATATATTCTTAGCTATTATTACCGTTGCATAAACTCTATAAATGCATATAAAAACCTTATATAACTTTATAAATTTCACTTATGTTATTCATTACTAAATAACCTTTCCTATTCACAGAGTTCTATTTTGAATAATTTCTCATTCTACTTTAGTTTGGTGTAACTCTCCCAGGACTTAAATTCTCCCACAACGCAGGATACACATAGTATAATTTTTCAAAATCACCATTTATACTATTTTGTAATTACCAAGATTTATTGAAGCATTTTTATCTCTATCCATTTCTAATCCACAGATATCACATACATACATTCTATCTTTAAGTTTTAAATCTTTTTTAACATTTCCACAACAAGAGCAGGTTTTACTACTAGGGTAAAATTTATCTACTTGGACAAACTCTACTCCATTAAACTTACATTTGTATTGCATTTGCCTAATAAATTCAAAAAA harbors:
- a CDS encoding class I SAM-dependent methyltransferase: MSEFWEKSFAEKQAMWGFEPSSTAIIVADYFAENNLKDILIPGVGYGRNIKPFIDNNMEVTGIEISQTAINIARQNGINNKIYHGSVSNMPFENKLYDGVASFALIHLLNEDERKKFINDCYNHLKPCGYMIFTAVSEKAPMYGNGTKLAENYYETTYGVKLFFYNSKSIEKEFGNYGLVDFVEIDDIHKDNPDKPPVNFLMIKCRKEL
- a CDS encoding RrF2 family transcriptional regulator, whose amino-acid sequence is MKYTKATNYALHIVAYMIKYYKKDNLSLQPLANHLNISPSYLSKILTQLVRANIIQSTPGVNGGYVLRKNKEDISLLDVIKATEGSSPMFTCEMDENHECKIQKAMDEAENIMETYLKNKKLFEII
- a CDS encoding helix-turn-helix domain-containing protein, coding for MTVGEKLKEARRGVGLSQEQLAEKLCVSRQAVTKWESDKGMPDIGNLKAIATLLNISIDYLLDNDSNIDKLVIKESINLDDFIKSGRCRCKQDAVVLNKFNDADFIYPLMRKKKLTPIENVLDFITQPGIFDIAYQLKDRNEYYLIEKENQQYFVSVSKEFIETRQLSSKVNPKKFAVGDIEYKKAPYELLKE
- a CDS encoding DUF2922 family protein, which translates into the protein MKFIKLYKVFICIYRVYATVIIAKNIFFSSGGDLKSINSAHIIDRNSTSLSVK
- a CDS encoding ACT domain-containing protein, with product MCLIGKTDEELSLVCSTKLVPENTVECDNGWKGFRIQGILDFSLIGILSKIATLLAENKIGIFTVSTYNTDYIFTKKENFEKAINVLENNEYKIS
- a CDS encoding YvrJ family protein; its protein translation is MGDLVNLIGNVGFPIAVSIYLLVRIEGKMEILTQSINNLSNVINDVKKNSK
- a CDS encoding GNAT family N-acetyltransferase, which translates into the protein MINVTMRMATKADAKEILNIYKPYVKNTAISFEYEVPSVEEFTERINNILKKYPYIVAIDNDQIIGYAYASSFKERVAYDWAVETTIYLSQNCRGKGVGKKLYLALEEILKRQNILNLNACIAYTATDNAYLTNASTYFHEHLGYRKVGCFSKCGYKFENWYDMIWMEKIIGEHSANPKPVIPISELKELQL
- a CDS encoding RNA polymerase sigma factor encodes the protein MFIIEELVKKAKSGDRAAVDEIIGKFKYFVIKQASKYSVPSYDLEDLVQHGYLSIIKSVRLYNTGRGSFTTYCTNAVINNFKALLKGQIKHYREIQDENAINMEAYDFTLEDEVIAYEESAKLKEALYKLQGMEKSIIESVYIKGTTLRKAAADCGINYRRAIKVRREALRKLRKYLSL